CTAGCAAGATCAGGTCCGGGTGCGGCGAATCGGCGTACTTTCCCTCGTTGCGAAGAAATGCCAACGCCTCAACGCCGTCGGTCACGACGCTGAGGTTGTTGTGAACCTTTGTGTCTTCGAGTGCTTCACGGGTGAGGTCGATGTCGGACGGGCTGTCCTCGACCAGCAGAATCTCAATCGGCGCAGCTCCGCTCGCGCATTGGCTCATGCAGCCGCTCCTTCGTTGTTAGGGTCAGGGATAGTGAAGTGGAACGTCGAGCCGCCCCCCTCCGTCGATTCGACCCACAACTGGCCGCCGTGCCGCTCGACGATCTTCTTGCAGACAGCCAGCCCGATGCCGGTCCCGGCGTACTCGTCGCGACCGTGGAGGCGCTGAAAGAGCACGAAGACGCGCTCGCGGTACTCCGGCGAGATGCCAATCCCATTATCACGGACGGAGAACCGCCAGCCGCCATCGATTCGCTCGGCCCAGAGGTGAATGCGGGGGGCGTTCTCGCCCCGAAACTTGATCGCGTTCGCCAGCAGGTTCTGCAGCAACTGGTGCATCTGGGTTGCGTCGGCGATGACGGTCGGCAGCGGTTCGTCATAGGTCACCACCGCTTCTGACTCTTCGATGGCGATCTGGAGATTGCTCAGCGCTCGGTCGAAGACGCCGCGGATATTGACGGGCGTCATCTCCTCACCGCGCCGCCCCACCCGCGAGTAGGTCAGCAAGTCGGTGATGAGCGTCTGCATGCGGTGGCCGCCCTCTACCGCATGCCCGATGTAGCGGTTGGCCCGCTCGTCAAGCTGCGGCGCGTACCGACGCTCCAGAAGCTGGAGGTAGCTGACGATGGCGCGCAGCGGCTCCTGAAGATCGTGCGAGGCGACGTAGGCGAACTGTTCGAGATCGGCATTGGAGCGCGCCAGCTCGCGATTGCCCTCTTCGAGCGCCCGCTGGGCCGCCCGCCGCTCCGTCACATCGCGGAACGTCAGGACCGCTCCTCGGATCTCTCCGTACTCGCGGAGGGGTGAGCAGGCGTACTCGATGGCCAGCGACGGGCGCTCATCTCCAGGTCGGACGAGATCGCCAGCCCCGGTGACAGTATGGGCCTGGCGGATCGCCCGGGTGATGGGGTGCTGGCCGTCGTCGTCAGCGGGGAGGTCGGCGTCCGCCTTTGCCGCCGCGATCCAGCCTGTCGCGTCCTGCCCGAGCAGCATGTCCTCGGTGCTGTCGAGCAGGCGCACGGCGGCCGGGTTGGCGAAGGTGACGCGGCTGCTGGCGTCCAGCCCGACGATGCCCTCGGCGGCAGTGTCGAGGATCGCCTCGCTGCGGGCAATGGTCGCCTGTAACTGCTCGGTCATGCGGTCGAACGCGGCGGCTGCAACGCCGATCTCATCGCCGCGTTTCAGGCCGACCCGGCGGTTGACGTCGCCGCCGGCGATGGCCTGGGCTGTCATCGCGAGGCTGGTGATCGGCCCGACGATGGTGGCTGTCAGCAGGCGTGCCAGGGCCAGGGACACGGCGATGGCCAGGATGGCGCCGCCCACCAGCACGGCCTGCAACAGCGTTCCGGCGGCCGCGGCTTCTCGCTGGCGCTCGGCCAGGAACTGCTCTTCGACGGCGATGGCGTCACGGAAGCTGGCACGGATCGCCGCAAAGCGAATGCGCCCTTCACCCGTCGCCACAAAGGCGTTCAACTGGTCCTGCGTGGCCTGTCCATCACGCACCCGCCGGCGAAGCGCGATGCCCGGTTCGGTGGCCTGGGCGCGCCAGTCTGCCACCTGCCGCTCGATGGTGCGCCAGCGGGCGACCTGTGACGGATTGTCGTCGGTGAGCTGCACCAGATTGTCGATCTCAGTCTGAACGTCGCCGACGCCTTGCAGGTACGGCATCAGGAAGACGTCGTCGCCGGCCAGGAGGAAGCCCCGGTAGCTCGTCTCCATATCGACGAGCGTGGTCAGCGTGCCGTTGGCGGCGCTGATGACTTCGAGGCTGTGGGTGACCCAGTCGTTGGCGGTCTGATTGAGCGAGATGGTGCGGTACGCCGCGCTCGACAGCGTGATCAGGATGACAAGGACGACCCCGAATGCGCCCAGCAAGCGTGAGCGCACGGGGACGTTCTGGAAGAACGACATGGGGGCAGGCGAGCCTCTCAGAATGCAACCGCGCGGATAGACGAGTGGGCGTCGCTCGCCCAGGGTGGGGTGGGATGGTCAGCCGCCGTAGGTGCGCCGGAACGCGTCCATCGTGATGAAGACCGAGGGCGGCCAGGAGACCGGGTCGGCCACGTTCGCACCGATCATCTCGGCCACCGGCGCGAACTGCCCGGGGTCGAATGGATGATCGGCCGGCACGGCGATGGTCGGCGCGAGCGCCTGGAGGCGTACTGCCAGCTCGCCGCTCTCACGCAGCATCGTCTCGACATCCGCTCCTTCGAGGATATTTTCGCGGGTGGAGCCGTCGAGCGCCCCGAATTTGTGCCCCATGTACATGCGCGATGGCCGAACGTCCTCGCGCAGCCGCTTCACGCTGGACTGGTAGCCGGCCGGGTGCTCGATGAGCGGGAACGACGCGTGCGCGCCGCGCCCCTGAATGGAGTCGCCGGTGAAGGCCCAGTTCGGCCCGTCCAGCAGGAAGGAGACGGCCCCGGCTGAATGCCCCGGCGTGTGGACGGTGGTGATGCTGATGCCGCCGCCGAGGTTGATCCGGTCGCCGTCCTTGAGGGCACGGTCGGCGGCCATCTCGCCGGAGAGGTTCTCCAGCAGCATGGCGTCGTGGGCGGCGTACAGGCTGGGGTTGTCGATGAACTGGAAGCGGACGCCCTGGTAGCCGGCGATGTGCGATCTCCGGTCGGAGAGGTACGGCAAGTCGGCCTCATGGAGGGCGATCCGAGCATCTGGGGCCAGGTCCTTGCCGGTGCCGGCCCCGCCGATGTGGTCCCAGTGGCCGTGCGTGGCGAGAATCCACTTCACGTCGGACAGTTTGATGCCCTGGGCCGCCAGGCCCGGCTCGATGGCCCCTTGCGGCGAGCCGGCGACGCCGACATCGATGATGGCCGGCTCGGGCGCATCGATGTAGTAGACGTAGATGATGCTGCCCGCCCCGAACGGACACGGGATCGGGATGATGCGAGGTACGGTTGGCACGACGATGTCCTCCAGCTCGGCGAGATGGGCCGGGACGGAAATGGCGGCGCGAGATTGCCAGGGGTCTGGAGCAGCCGGCCCATCTGCGTCGACGAGCGCAAGCCACTCGCAGTATGGCGGCGCTGCCGGTACCGCGCCAGGACAGATTGGGTGGTGGACCCCGCTATGCGATACTTTCGACAGAGGAGCGGCGCATGTCACGAGAGATTGCGGTTGGGATCACCACGGATCCCACAGTGCTCGTCGGGACGCCTGTCATTAGGGGTACGCGCATGCCCTTCGAACTGGTGCTGGCGAAGCTGTCAGCGAATCCCGATGTCTCCGAACTGCTTCTGGACTACCCGCACCTGACGGTGGACCAGATACGAGATTGCCTGCGGTTTGCTGCCCAGCTCGTCGCGAACGATGAGCGTTGCGGGTCATCATCACCAACGACCGGGACGCCGGAGACCTTGTGTTTCGAGACGGGCACCCACATTGCGGCATCATATACTTTCGATTCCCACTCGATTCCACCGCCGATCAGAAGATGTTGATGCTCACCATGGTGTTGACGGAGCGTCCACTGGATGTCGGGTGGATGTCGGGAAGTTCATTGTGCTGACGCCGAATGGCATCCGGGTCGGAGGCGAGCCGCGTGTCTGACAGCCTGTTTCCGTTCGACCTGGACGGCGTGACCGTCCTCAGCGAGACGGAGATCGAGTACGAGGGTAAACTCTGGACGGCGGGCCGTGGGCGGCTGCTGGGGCAGTTCACCCTGCGCCCGGGCTGGCTGCGCCAGGGCGGCGAGATCGAGGTCGATCCCGAAGGCGATCTCTGGATCTCCGGCGAGGACACGCTTGAGCCGAGCGTCGGTCCGGCCTGGGTCGGCCTGCCGTACATCCCGACGCCAGACTACGTGAAGCAGCAGGTGATCCGTCGTCGGGCAGGGCTGCCGCTGGGTGAGCGCCGGTGGCAGGACGTGGCCCCGAACGCCGCGCGGCGCGCGCGCTGCTAGTACCGAGCCAGCACCAGCAGCCCGACTCGGGCGAGGGGTCAGGCTCGCAGCGCCACGAGATCGTCTACCGACGGCCGCTGCCGTGCGCGGGGTGGTCGGGCGGCGTACCCGATGGTCAGGATGGCGTGCGGATACAGCCCGGCATCCAGGTTCAGGGCGTCCCGCACGACCTCCGAGCAGAACACCGGCGCGCACATCCAGCAGCTGGCGAGGCCGTTGGCGTGCGCGGCCAGCATCACGTTCTGGAGCGCCGCGCCGAGGCTGTGAGACGCCATCAGCGTCTCGGCCGTCTGACGGTCGGGATCGGGGTACTCGTCCAGCCGCTCAGGGTAGATCGCGCCGACGATCGCGACTGGCGACTCGGTCAGCCGTCGCCACGATTTCGCCAGCTCGACCTCGATCTCGGCTTCGGGGAGGCCGTCGCCCAGCAGGTCGGCGCGCCAGCGGTCAGCCATGGCCCGGGCCAGCCGCTCCTTCGCGTCGGTCCCGGTGAGCACCGCCAGCCGCCACGGGATCGAGTGGTGCGGCGATGGCGCGTGGGTGGCTGCCGCCAGCACCCGCTCGAGCACCTCCGGCGGCACCGGTCGCCCGTCGTAGGTGCGAATCGAGCGACGGCCGGCCAGCGCGGCGTCGAGAGCGTCGGCAAGGTCAGGCATGAGCGACATGGCGGGGCATCCCTGTGGTGCGAGTCGGACGGGTCAGAACGAGCCGGCCGGCTGCAAGCAGACCTTGATGGCATCGGAGCGGTTGCTCGACGCGAACGCCATCGCGGCCGGGCCATCCTCGAAGGCGTATCGGTGGGTCAGCAGCGGCGCAAGCTCGAGGGAGCCGCCGGCCAGCAGCTCCAGACAGTCGTCGAAGTCCGCGCCGTAGATCCGCGAGGCGACGATCGCCGTCTCGCGCAGGCGGTGCTCGACGTAGTCGAGCGACAGGTTGGCGTGGTGTGGGCCGGCCACCAGTACCACCCACCCGCCGTACTCCGAGAGGCGGATGGCGTCGTTGAGCGCCTCGCTGCTGCCGATGCAGTCCAGCACGACATCGTAGGGGCCGCCCTGCTCCAGCCCGGACGCCACGACATCGTCGGTGCGGGCGTCGGCCGTCGATGCGCCGAAGCGGCGGGCCAGCGCCAGCTTCTTGTCCTGTCGGCCAGTCGCGAAGACGCGGCTCGCTCCGCGCGCGAAGGCGATCTGGATCGCCAGCAGGCCAAGCACACCCGCGCCGAGGATGGCGACCGATGCGCCCTGCAGCGAGCCGCCCGCGAGGTTGAAGGCGTGCGCGATCACGGCAATCGGCTCGGCAAACAGGCCCTGATCCGGGGTGACGTGTGCCGCCAACGGGCGTGCGTGGTCGTGCCGGACAACCATCTCCTCGGCCCAGCCGCCCGCCATCTGCTGGCCATACATCTGGTAGGACCGGCAGCGGCTGTATCGACCCTGGAGGCAGTGGCGACAGCCGCCGCAGCCCCGGATGGGCCGGACCGCCACAAGCTGGCCCGGCGTCAGGCCCTCGACGGCCGGGCCAGCCTCGATCACCGAGGCGCAGACCTCGTGGCCCTTGATCGAGGGCACCACCGGCGACGGCCACTCGCCCTTCCAGGTGGCGATGTCCGAGCCGCAGATGCCCGAGCGCTCGACCCTCAGGCGG
This genomic stretch from Chloroflexota bacterium harbors:
- a CDS encoding response regulator; translated protein: MSQCASGAAPIEILLVEDSPSDIDLTREALEDTKVHNNLSVVTDGVEALAFLRNEGKYADSPHPDLILL
- a CDS encoding CHASE3 domain-containing protein, coding for MSFFQNVPVRSRLLGAFGVVLVILITLSSAAYRTISLNQTANDWVTHSLEVISAANGTLTTLVDMETSYRGFLLAGDDVFLMPYLQGVGDVQTEIDNLVQLTDDNPSQVARWRTIERQVADWRAQATEPGIALRRRVRDGQATQDQLNAFVATGEGRIRFAAIRASFRDAIAVEEQFLAERQREAAAAGTLLQAVLVGGAILAIAVSLALARLLTATIVGPITSLAMTAQAIAGGDVNRRVGLKRGDEIGVAAAAFDRMTEQLQATIARSEAILDTAAEGIVGLDASSRVTFANPAAVRLLDSTEDMLLGQDATGWIAAAKADADLPADDDGQHPITRAIRQAHTVTGAGDLVRPGDERPSLAIEYACSPLREYGEIRGAVLTFRDVTERRAAQRALEEGNRELARSNADLEQFAYVASHDLQEPLRAIVSYLQLLERRYAPQLDERANRYIGHAVEGGHRMQTLITDLLTYSRVGRRGEEMTPVNIRGVFDRALSNLQIAIEESEAVVTYDEPLPTVIADATQMHQLLQNLLANAIKFRGENAPRIHLWAERIDGGWRFSVRDNGIGISPEYRERVFVLFQRLHGRDEYAGTGIGLAVCKKIVERHGGQLWVESTEGGGSTFHFTIPDPNNEGAAA
- a CDS encoding MBL fold metallo-hydrolase is translated as MPTVPRIIPIPCPFGAGSIIYVYYIDAPEPAIIDVGVAGSPQGAIEPGLAAQGIKLSDVKWILATHGHWDHIGGAGTGKDLAPDARIALHEADLPYLSDRRSHIAGYQGVRFQFIDNPSLYAAHDAMLLENLSGEMAADRALKDGDRINLGGGISITTVHTPGHSAGAVSFLLDGPNWAFTGDSIQGRGAHASFPLIEHPAGYQSSVKRLREDVRPSRMYMGHKFGALDGSTRENILEGADVETMLRESGELAVRLQALAPTIAVPADHPFDPGQFAPVAEMIGANVADPVSWPPSVFITMDAFRRTYGG
- a CDS encoding DUF433 domain-containing protein, which encodes MSREIAVGITTDPTVLVGTPVIRGTRMPFELVLAKLSANPDVSELLLDYPHLTVDQIRDCLRFAAQLVANDERCGSSSPTTGTPETLCFETGTHIAASYTFDSHSIPPPIRRC
- a CDS encoding nitroreductase family protein, producing the protein MSLMPDLADALDAALAGRRSIRTYDGRPVPPEVLERVLAAATHAPSPHHSIPWRLAVLTGTDAKERLARAMADRWRADLLGDGLPEAEIEVELAKSWRRLTESPVAIVGAIYPERLDEYPDPDRQTAETLMASHSLGAALQNVMLAAHANGLASCWMCAPVFCSEVVRDALNLDAGLYPHAILTIGYAARPPRARQRPSVDDLVALRA
- a CDS encoding alcohol dehydrogenase catalytic domain-containing protein; this translates as MRAVMFQGTGRLEVAERPSQPLAADEVRLRVERSGICGSDIATWKGEWPSPVVPSIKGHEVCASVIEAGPAVEGLTPGQLVAVRPIRGCGGCRHCLQGRYSRCRSYQMYGQQMAGGWAEEMVVRHDHARPLAAHVTPDQGLFAEPIAVIAHAFNLAGGSLQGASVAILGAGVLGLLAIQIAFARGASRVFATGRQDKKLALARRFGASTADARTDDVVASGLEQGGPYDVVLDCIGSSEALNDAIRLSEYGGWVVLVAGPHHANLSLDYVEHRLRETAIVASRIYGADFDDCLELLAGGSLELAPLLTHRYAFEDGPAAMAFASSNRSDAIKVCLQPAGSF